Proteins encoded together in one uncultured Desulfosarcina sp. window:
- a CDS encoding DUF3313 domain-containing protein, giving the protein MKKTIVLVIGILLLTGCATKAPQNTGFLGEYYKDLTPAPKDAVAKLRWIKPGVDFTRYKKVMVDYVLFALDEDSEYKAISGEEMKKLGDAASLALVNAIKEGHPVVSEPGPDVCRLRTAIVGLKQSHPALSGISTVIPIGMGISVLKKGATGSWSGAGGTQAEAMLIDSQTNEVIAAGYLEYKAGFTERFTKWGSVEDAFEYWGETGAKALEATLSAAKK; this is encoded by the coding sequence ATGAAAAAGACGATTGTACTTGTCATTGGAATACTCCTGTTAACCGGCTGTGCCACCAAGGCCCCTCAAAATACAGGCTTTTTGGGAGAGTACTATAAGGATTTAACACCAGCTCCGAAAGACGCCGTGGCCAAGCTGCGCTGGATAAAGCCGGGAGTTGATTTCACCAGATACAAAAAGGTCATGGTGGACTATGTGCTTTTTGCCCTCGATGAGGATTCGGAATACAAGGCCATCTCGGGAGAAGAAATGAAGAAGCTGGGGGACGCCGCCTCCCTGGCCCTGGTGAACGCGATCAAAGAGGGCCACCCGGTCGTCTCCGAACCCGGCCCCGACGTATGCCGGCTGCGGACGGCCATTGTCGGCCTCAAGCAGAGCCATCCGGCCCTGAGCGGGATCTCGACGGTCATTCCCATCGGGATGGGCATCAGCGTCCTGAAAAAAGGCGCGACCGGCTCGTGGAGCGGGGCTGGCGGCACCCAGGCCGAAGCCATGCTCATCGATTCACAGACCAACGAGGTGATCGCGGCGGGTTATCTCGAATACAAAGCCGGGTTCACGGAACGGTTTACTAAATGGGGGTCCGTCGAGGACGCTTTTGAATACTGGGGAGAAACAGGTGCTAAAGCCCTCGAAGCCACCCTATCAGCCGCAAAAAAA
- a CDS encoding efflux transporter outer membrane subunit yields MRRLMVLSIVLLIAGCTVGPDYVKPVVDVPPVFNNGDHSAQQAANVAWWKQFNDPALDALIAEALANNRDVKIALANIDQAAAVFTQSRSTLYPQIGYGGSGTRERASETDAARLYTYLSNPRTSYQALASASWELDLWGRIRRLSEAARAELLATEAAWQGVILSLVSSVATSYIQLLGLDAQFQVAERTLATYAESLRIFETRFKYGQVSEMTVVQARSQYETAAAAIPQFQSQIKQAENALSILLGRNPGTIQRQGTLHELKMPPVPAELPSDLLTNRPDIRQAEEGLIAANANIGAARALYFPTISLTGAFGFASSDLSDLFKGSSRAWNYAGSLTGPIFMGGAIKSGVKQTEAAREAALWAYEKTIQSAFADAENALIAQRQLVEQVRIQERLVAANSEYVRLAHLQYDGGYVPYSTVLQAEQQLFPSELNYAQTRATLLSSLVTVYKAMGGGWQPAVSGEKP; encoded by the coding sequence ATGCGTCGCCTCATGGTATTGTCAATCGTGCTGTTGATCGCCGGCTGTACGGTCGGGCCGGATTACGTGAAGCCCGTGGTCGACGTCCCGCCCGTGTTCAACAACGGCGACCACAGCGCACAACAGGCCGCGAACGTCGCCTGGTGGAAGCAGTTTAATGATCCGGCGCTGGATGCCCTGATCGCCGAAGCGCTGGCCAACAACCGCGATGTCAAGATCGCCCTGGCGAACATCGATCAGGCCGCGGCCGTATTCACCCAGTCCCGGTCAACCCTTTATCCCCAGATCGGTTACGGCGGCAGCGGCACCCGGGAGCGCGCCAGCGAAACGGACGCAGCACGGCTGTACACGTACCTGTCCAATCCCCGGACCTCCTACCAGGCCCTGGCCAGCGCGAGCTGGGAACTCGACCTGTGGGGCCGCATCCGGCGGCTCTCGGAGGCTGCCCGGGCCGAACTGCTGGCCACCGAGGCGGCCTGGCAGGGCGTCATCCTTTCTTTGGTCTCCTCCGTGGCAACCAGCTATATTCAACTGCTCGGCCTGGACGCGCAGTTCCAGGTGGCCGAGCGGACCCTGGCCACCTACGCCGAATCCCTGAGAATCTTCGAAACGCGCTTCAAATATGGCCAGGTATCCGAGATGACGGTGGTGCAGGCGCGCTCGCAATACGAAACCGCCGCTGCGGCCATTCCTCAGTTCCAATCCCAGATCAAACAGGCCGAAAACGCGCTGTCGATCCTTCTGGGACGCAATCCGGGAACCATCCAGCGCCAGGGGACCCTCCATGAACTCAAAATGCCGCCGGTCCCCGCAGAGTTGCCGTCCGATCTGCTTACCAACCGCCCCGATATCCGCCAGGCCGAAGAGGGTCTCATCGCCGCCAACGCCAATATCGGCGCGGCCCGGGCCCTCTATTTCCCGACCATCTCCCTGACCGGGGCCTTTGGCTTTGCAAGCTCGGATCTCTCCGATCTGTTCAAAGGCTCGTCCCGCGCCTGGAACTATGCCGGCTCCCTGACCGGTCCGATTTTCATGGGCGGCGCCATCAAAAGCGGGGTCAAACAGACCGAAGCCGCGCGGGAAGCAGCCCTTTGGGCCTATGAAAAGACGATCCAGAGCGCCTTTGCCGATGCCGAGAATGCATTGATCGCCCAGCGTCAACTGGTCGAGCAGGTCCGGATCCAGGAGCGTCTGGTGGCGGCCAACAGCGAATACGTGCGCCTGGCGCATCTGCAGTACGACGGCGGGTATGTGCCTTACTCGACGGTGCTCCAGGCAGAACAGCAGCTTTTCCCATCGGAACTCAACTACGCCCAGACCCGCGCTACGCTCCTGTCCTCCCTGGTGACCGTCTACAAAGCCATGGGCGGGGGGTGGCAGCCGGCGGTCTCCGGCGAAAAGCCGTGA
- a CDS encoding multidrug efflux RND transporter permease subunit — protein sequence MFSRFFIERPIFATVVAIIICLAGLVSMTALSVEQYPTITPVQVTVSATYPGADSQTLADAVAAPIEAQINGVDNMLYMTSASSSNGQLTLTVYFSLDTDPDIAQVQVQNRVSLATPQLPEAVSQLGVSVQKKASSIMMLIGIFAKGERYSSDYIANYANVYVLDAIKRVPGAGQSQIMGVPDQAMRIWMNPDRMASLGITTSDIQQAVASQNALYGAGQIGQKPTAGEIQLTFPVVTQSPFTDPYQYDEIILRASQDVGGIVRLKDVARTEAGLRQYILDSKLNGTPATFIAVYQQPGANGLEVSKAVRQTLEQMKSRFPSGMDYMISLDTNDFVRISIKEVIHTLFEAILLVVLVVYLFLQSFRTTAICAVAIVVALVSTFSGMLALGFSINLLTLFGLVLAIGMVVDDAIVVVENVERNMARFHLSPKEATIRAMEEISSSLVAVVLVMASVFIPAAFLPGTTGQLYKQFAITIVVSVAVSGFVALTLTPAMCGLLLKHSEPPTRGFFAWFNRGVDALTRGFGHAVTLVIKRMVIAFVVLAVLIYAIVHLFEVLPTSFVPKEDQGYVMAAIVMPDSASLDRTEKVADRVEEIFKKIPGVANRTQLSGYSLIDSGFKTNAGTFFVTLNPFDERYASIKKAKAENARTVLLTLYREAAEILDGKVFPVAPPAIPGIGTTGGFEFWIQDTSAGEPTRLDALTREFLAKAGTRPELTGLNSTFRATTQQLRADVDREKASLLGVSIKDVYSAIQAQFGSLTVSQYNAFSRVWWVILQSEPAYRQDPVDLTRLFARSSQGEMVPLSALVTTRWVSGPDLLPHFNGFPAAKVSGSAASGYSSGQAIDAMEAVAKEVLPDGYTFAWSGLAFEEKQSGGTSMLAFVFGLVIVFLVLAAQYESWTLPGTVMMAVPFGVLGALTANWLRGLENDVYFQIGLLVLIGLGAKNAILRVSFAVELRKQGKSIMDATIEAGEQRLRPIIMTSLAFAFGVLPLAIAMGAGANARHSIGTGIIGGMLGETTLAMLYVPLLFYLFDRFGERKKSKQAKTPDVGPPAGESADAAAAVPLKPTEDH from the coding sequence ATGTTTTCCAGATTCTTCATCGAACGGCCGATTTTCGCCACGGTCGTCGCCATCATCATCTGCCTGGCGGGCCTGGTTTCCATGACCGCCCTATCCGTCGAGCAGTACCCGACGATCACGCCCGTGCAGGTCACGGTATCGGCCACCTATCCGGGCGCCGATTCCCAGACCCTGGCCGACGCCGTGGCCGCTCCCATCGAGGCCCAGATCAACGGCGTGGACAACATGCTGTATATGACGTCGGCCAGTTCGTCCAACGGGCAATTGACCCTGACGGTCTATTTCTCGCTGGACACCGATCCGGACATCGCCCAGGTGCAGGTGCAGAACCGGGTGAGCCTGGCCACGCCCCAGCTGCCCGAGGCGGTCTCCCAGCTGGGCGTCTCGGTGCAGAAAAAAGCCTCCTCCATCATGATGCTGATCGGCATCTTCGCCAAGGGGGAACGCTACAGCAGCGACTACATCGCCAATTACGCAAATGTTTACGTGCTGGATGCCATCAAACGGGTGCCGGGGGCCGGCCAGTCCCAGATCATGGGGGTCCCGGACCAGGCCATGCGCATCTGGATGAACCCGGACCGCATGGCGTCCCTGGGCATCACCACCAGCGATATCCAGCAGGCCGTGGCCAGCCAGAACGCCCTTTACGGCGCGGGCCAAATTGGCCAGAAACCCACGGCCGGAGAGATTCAGCTGACCTTTCCGGTGGTCACCCAGTCTCCTTTCACCGATCCGTACCAATACGACGAGATCATCCTGCGCGCCAGCCAGGACGTGGGCGGTATCGTGCGCTTGAAGGACGTGGCGCGCACCGAAGCCGGCCTGCGCCAGTACATCCTTGACAGCAAGCTCAACGGCACACCGGCCACCTTCATCGCCGTATATCAGCAGCCCGGCGCCAACGGCCTCGAGGTCTCCAAGGCGGTCCGTCAGACCCTGGAGCAGATGAAATCACGGTTTCCCAGCGGCATGGATTACATGATTTCCCTGGATACCAACGATTTCGTACGGATTTCCATCAAGGAGGTCATCCATACCCTGTTCGAGGCGATCCTGCTGGTGGTATTGGTCGTCTATCTCTTTTTGCAGAGCTTTCGCACCACCGCCATCTGCGCCGTGGCCATCGTCGTGGCCCTGGTCAGCACCTTTTCCGGCATGCTGGCCCTGGGGTTTTCCATCAATCTTCTCACTCTCTTCGGTCTGGTGCTGGCCATCGGCATGGTGGTGGACGACGCCATCGTCGTGGTGGAAAACGTCGAACGCAACATGGCGCGGTTTCACCTTTCGCCGAAAGAAGCGACCATCCGGGCCATGGAAGAAATTTCCAGTTCGCTGGTGGCCGTGGTGCTGGTCATGGCCTCGGTGTTCATTCCGGCGGCGTTTCTGCCCGGCACCACCGGCCAGCTTTACAAGCAGTTCGCCATCACCATCGTGGTCTCCGTGGCGGTTTCCGGCTTCGTGGCCCTGACCCTCACCCCGGCCATGTGCGGACTTTTGCTCAAACACAGCGAGCCGCCCACCCGGGGATTTTTCGCCTGGTTCAACCGCGGCGTCGACGCCCTGACGCGGGGGTTCGGCCACGCCGTCACCCTGGTGATCAAGCGGATGGTCATCGCTTTTGTGGTTCTGGCGGTCCTGATCTACGCCATCGTTCATCTGTTCGAAGTGCTGCCCACGAGCTTTGTGCCCAAAGAAGACCAGGGCTACGTCATGGCGGCCATTGTCATGCCCGATTCCGCCAGTCTCGACCGCACCGAGAAGGTGGCCGACCGCGTGGAGGAGATCTTCAAAAAGATCCCCGGTGTGGCCAACCGCACCCAGCTGTCGGGCTACAGCCTGATCGACAGCGGGTTCAAAACCAACGCGGGAACCTTTTTCGTGACCCTGAACCCTTTTGATGAACGGTATGCCTCCATCAAAAAGGCCAAGGCGGAAAATGCCCGCACCGTGCTGCTGACCCTGTACCGGGAAGCGGCGGAGATTCTGGACGGCAAGGTCTTCCCCGTGGCGCCGCCCGCGATTCCGGGCATCGGCACCACCGGCGGGTTCGAATTCTGGATCCAGGACACGAGCGCGGGCGAGCCGACCAGGCTGGACGCCCTGACCCGCGAATTTCTGGCCAAGGCCGGCACCCGGCCGGAACTCACCGGCCTGAACAGCACCTTCCGGGCCACTACCCAGCAGTTGCGGGCCGATGTGGACCGCGAAAAGGCCAGTCTGCTCGGCGTATCCATCAAGGATGTCTACAGCGCCATCCAGGCCCAGTTCGGTTCGCTCACGGTCAGCCAGTACAACGCGTTCAGCCGGGTCTGGTGGGTAATCCTGCAGTCCGAGCCAGCATACCGCCAGGACCCCGTGGATTTGACGCGGCTTTTTGCGCGGTCCAGCCAGGGAGAGATGGTTCCGCTGTCGGCCCTGGTGACCACCCGCTGGGTGAGCGGTCCGGACCTTCTGCCCCACTTTAACGGCTTTCCGGCCGCCAAGGTGAGCGGCAGCGCGGCTTCCGGCTACAGTTCGGGCCAGGCCATCGATGCCATGGAAGCCGTGGCAAAAGAGGTGCTGCCCGACGGCTACACCTTTGCCTGGTCCGGCCTGGCCTTCGAGGAAAAGCAGTCCGGCGGCACCTCCATGCTGGCCTTCGTGTTCGGCCTGGTGATTGTCTTCCTGGTGCTGGCCGCCCAGTACGAATCCTGGACCCTGCCGGGAACCGTGATGATGGCCGTGCCCTTCGGCGTCCTGGGTGCATTGACGGCCAACTGGCTGCGGGGCCTCGAAAACGACGTCTACTTCCAGATCGGCCTGCTCGTGCTCATCGGCCTGGGCGCCAAGAACGCGATCCTGCGGGTCTCCTTTGCCGTGGAACTGCGAAAGCAGGGCAAATCCATCATGGACGCCACCATCGAGGCCGGGGAGCAGCGGCTGCGGCCCATCATCATGACCTCGCTGGCCTTTGCCTTCGGCGTGCTGCCACTGGCCATCGCCATGGGCGCCGGCGCCAACGCCCGCCACTCCATCGGCACGGGCATCATCGGCGGCATGCTCGGCGAAACCACCCTGGCCATGCTTTACGTGCCGCTGCTGTTCTACCTGTTCGACCGTTTCGGCGAGCGCAAAAAATCCAAACAGGCCAAGACCCCCGACGTCGGCCCGCCGGCCGGGGAGAGTGCGGACGCCGCGGCGGCCGTGCCGCTTAAACCGACGGAGGATCACTGA
- a CDS encoding efflux RND transporter periplasmic adaptor subunit gives MIHGMVSNRSRIVGPRPIIWAAALLLLLVACKNEKATPAAASRPPTVTAMEIVTRDVPVAFEYIAQTQSSHLVNIQARVSGFLDQRRYTEGELVKEGQVLFQMDAKPFQVQLAQAQAALAKQNAALETSRQNLARTKPLVRQNALSKKDLDDATGQFQSAAAGVDQANAQVEAAKLDLSYTTIASPVTGISGSALQTDGTYISPQNSLLTTVAVLDPIWVNFNISENEMQRYRNQIAQGLLKSPEDKNYRVEIVLVDGSVFPHAGRMTFADPSYDTQTGTFRVRASVPNPDGILRPNQYVRARLTGAVRPQAILVPQRAVQQGSKGHFVWVVGADSKVTQRPVTVGSWLGDDWFIFEGLNGGERVAIDGTLMLQPGMTVSVAEAAPETQGKTAGQ, from the coding sequence ATGATACACGGAATGGTTTCAAATCGCTCCCGGATCGTCGGGCCGCGGCCAATCATATGGGCCGCGGCCCTGCTTCTGCTCCTGGTCGCCTGTAAAAACGAAAAGGCAACGCCGGCGGCGGCATCCCGGCCGCCGACGGTCACGGCCATGGAGATCGTTACACGGGACGTGCCGGTGGCTTTCGAGTACATCGCCCAGACCCAGAGTTCTCACCTGGTCAACATCCAGGCCCGGGTGAGCGGTTTTCTCGACCAGCGGCGTTACACCGAGGGAGAATTGGTGAAGGAGGGGCAGGTCCTTTTCCAGATGGACGCCAAACCGTTCCAGGTTCAGCTCGCCCAGGCCCAGGCCGCCCTGGCCAAACAGAACGCAGCCCTGGAAACCTCCCGCCAGAACCTAGCCCGAACCAAGCCCCTGGTCAGGCAGAATGCGCTTTCCAAGAAGGATCTCGACGACGCCACCGGGCAGTTCCAGTCGGCGGCGGCCGGGGTGGATCAGGCCAATGCCCAGGTGGAAGCGGCCAAACTCGATCTGTCCTACACGACCATCGCCTCCCCGGTGACCGGCATCAGCGGTTCGGCCCTCCAGACGGACGGCACCTACATCAGCCCCCAGAACAGCCTTTTGACCACCGTGGCCGTGCTCGACCCCATCTGGGTGAATTTCAACATCTCCGAAAACGAGATGCAGCGCTACCGGAACCAGATTGCCCAGGGGCTGCTGAAGTCACCCGAAGATAAAAATTATCGGGTCGAAATCGTTCTCGTGGACGGCTCGGTTTTCCCCCACGCCGGACGCATGACCTTTGCCGATCCATCCTACGACACCCAGACCGGCACCTTCCGGGTGCGCGCCAGCGTCCCCAATCCGGACGGGATCCTGCGCCCGAACCAGTATGTACGCGCCCGTCTTACCGGCGCCGTCCGGCCTCAGGCGATCCTGGTGCCCCAGCGGGCCGTGCAGCAGGGGTCCAAGGGCCATTTCGTGTGGGTCGTCGGCGCGGACAGCAAGGTGACCCAGCGCCCCGTTACGGTGGGCAGCTGGCTGGGAGACGACTGGTTCATTTTTGAAGGCTTGAACGGCGGCGAACGGGTTGCCATCGACGGCACGCTCATGCTGCAACCCGGGATGACCGTGTCCGTGGCCGAGGCCGCACCGGAAACCCAAGGCAAGACGGCTGGCCAATAG
- a CDS encoding response regulator transcription factor, with amino-acid sequence MRVPTQPAILLVDDHHGVREAMVQLLEENGMTICGQASSVEEAVALLDTQRPDLVLVDLLPDDAGLKLVADLNSRGIPVVVCSSRQNPEYARRALDAGARAYVAKGDAARTLPRILKDVLEGWVLISPRAAE; translated from the coding sequence ATGCGTGTACCAACCCAACCAGCGATATTGCTGGTGGACGATCACCACGGTGTGCGCGAAGCCATGGTGCAGCTGCTGGAAGAAAACGGCATGACCATATGCGGCCAGGCCAGCAGTGTGGAAGAGGCTGTGGCATTGCTCGACACCCAACGTCCCGACTTAGTGCTGGTGGATTTACTTCCTGACGATGCGGGACTGAAGCTGGTGGCCGACCTGAACAGCCGGGGCATCCCCGTGGTGGTCTGTTCTTCCCGCCAGAACCCGGAATACGCACGGCGGGCCCTGGATGCCGGAGCCCGGGCCTATGTGGCCAAGGGCGACGCGGCGCGGACCCTGCCGCGCATCCTGAAAGATGTCCTGGAGGGCTGGGTGCTGATCAGCCCGCGCGCCGCGGAATAG